A genomic region of Leptolyngbya sp. NIES-2104 contains the following coding sequences:
- a CDS encoding elongation factor G: MKSDSVGIRSVAIVGPYLSGKTTLLESLLWVTNAVSRKGTVQDKNTVGDSSQEARDRQMTVEINTASTIYENVRFTFLDCPGSVEFAQEALNALIGVDAVVVVTEALVDRVLTLSPLFKFLDDWEIPHLVFLNKMDRADVDFMEVLHALKTVSSRPLIPHQYPIGRGESLTGFIDLVTEQAYHYHPGAPADPVSFPEELKDQEQLARMEMLETLANWDDHLLEELLEEIEPPEDEILQDLKMELGADLIVPVFFGCADRDFGVRPLLSALLRETPEPDTIAEHRGIKPGNTEIAQVLKTYNTQQGGKLSLVRVWQGTITDGMSLNGVRIGGMYRLMGQQQQSVNSAQSGEIVALARMEGIKTGDTLSSGGVKALPKPQQIKPVYAMAIQAEKRNDEVKLTGTLAKLLEEDCGICWEQHGDTHEIILWGQGEIHLQVALDRLRRKYNLPMSTHLPQVPYKETVRKATNSHGRYKHQTGGHGQFGDVYLDIQPVSRGNGFQFGEKIVGGVVPRQYIPGVEMGVREYLSTGPLGFPVVDVAVTLTNGSYHSVDSSEQAFKQAARIAMQEGMAKCEPVLLEPIVRVTVSVPADFTSKVLRLSRGRRGQVLGYDAKEGWVGWDDVIVLLPQAEMHDLIVELRSQTMGVGFFQYEFDHLQEVPDKLAERVLVTTGHSNSKR, from the coding sequence ATGAAAAGTGATTCAGTTGGCATCCGAAGTGTGGCGATCGTAGGTCCTTATCTCAGCGGCAAAACAACACTCCTCGAAAGTTTGCTCTGGGTAACCAATGCAGTGTCTCGCAAAGGAACCGTTCAAGACAAAAACACCGTGGGAGACAGCAGCCAAGAAGCCCGCGATCGCCAAATGACCGTTGAGATTAACACCGCTTCGACGATTTACGAAAATGTGCGGTTCACGTTTCTCGACTGTCCGGGTTCGGTGGAATTTGCTCAAGAAGCTTTGAATGCGTTGATCGGGGTCGATGCGGTTGTGGTGGTGACTGAAGCGCTTGTCGATCGTGTTCTCACTTTATCGCCCTTGTTCAAGTTCCTAGATGATTGGGAAATTCCGCATTTAGTCTTCCTCAACAAGATGGATCGCGCTGATGTGGACTTTATGGAAGTGCTACACGCACTGAAAACGGTTTCGAGTCGTCCACTGATTCCGCATCAATATCCGATCGGTCGTGGAGAATCGCTAACCGGATTTATTGATTTAGTGACGGAGCAAGCTTATCACTATCATCCTGGTGCACCTGCTGACCCGGTTTCATTCCCAGAGGAACTGAAGGATCAAGAGCAGCTTGCGCGAATGGAAATGCTCGAAACCCTGGCAAACTGGGATGATCATCTGTTAGAGGAACTGTTAGAAGAAATTGAGCCGCCTGAAGATGAGATTCTGCAAGATTTGAAGATGGAATTGGGTGCAGACTTGATTGTGCCTGTGTTCTTTGGGTGTGCCGATCGAGATTTTGGAGTTCGTCCGCTACTCTCTGCATTACTGCGGGAAACTCCAGAACCGGATACGATCGCAGAACATCGCGGTATCAAACCTGGAAACACCGAAATTGCTCAAGTTCTGAAAACCTACAACACACAGCAAGGCGGAAAGCTTTCATTAGTTCGAGTCTGGCAAGGAACCATCACCGATGGCATGTCACTCAACGGAGTTCGCATTGGTGGAATGTATCGCCTGATGGGTCAACAGCAACAGAGTGTGAATTCTGCTCAATCGGGTGAGATTGTTGCTCTCGCTCGAATGGAAGGGATTAAAACTGGAGATACTCTTTCCAGTGGAGGAGTAAAAGCACTTCCCAAACCTCAACAGATCAAGCCTGTCTATGCAATGGCAATTCAGGCAGAGAAGCGCAATGATGAAGTGAAACTCACCGGAACATTGGCGAAACTGCTCGAAGAAGATTGCGGCATCTGTTGGGAGCAACATGGCGATACGCATGAAATCATTTTGTGGGGACAGGGTGAAATTCATTTGCAGGTAGCACTCGATCGCTTAAGACGCAAGTACAATCTGCCGATGTCTACTCATCTGCCGCAAGTCCCCTACAAAGAGACGGTTCGCAAGGCTACTAATTCCCACGGACGCTACAAGCACCAAACCGGAGGACATGGACAGTTCGGTGATGTCTATCTCGATATTCAACCTGTATCACGCGGTAATGGCTTCCAGTTTGGTGAAAAAATCGTCGGTGGTGTCGTTCCGAGACAGTACATTCCCGGTGTCGAAATGGGTGTACGGGAATATCTTTCCACGGGTCCGCTTGGATTCCCAGTGGTCGATGTTGCGGTGACTTTAACGAATGGTTCTTATCACAGTGTGGATAGTTCTGAGCAAGCCTTTAAGCAAGCCGCTCGAATTGCAATGCAGGAAGGCATGGCGAAATGTGAACCTGTCTTGTTAGAACCGATCGTCAGAGTTACAGTTTCTGTTCCCGCTGATTTCACCTCAAAAGTGCTGCGGCTCTCTAGAGGTCGGCGTGGTCAGGTGTTGGGCTACGACGCGAAAGAAGGCTGGGTTGGTTGGGATGATGTGATTGTGTTATTACCGCAGGCAGAAATGCACGATCTGATTGTGGAACTGCGATCGCAAACGATGGGAGTCGGATTCTTTCAGTACGAATTCGATCATCTGCAAGAAGTCCCCGACAAATTAGCTGAACGGGTTTTGGTGACAACGGGACACAGCAACAGTAAGCGTTAG